A single window of Aspergillus puulaauensis MK2 DNA, chromosome 5, nearly complete sequence DNA harbors:
- a CDS encoding uncharacterized protein (COG:S;~EggNog:ENOG410QE4N;~InterPro:IPR035445,IPR003169;~PFAM:PF02213;~go_function: GO:0005515 - protein binding [Evidence IEA]) — protein sequence MPTPLPSSFASAAAGNTQDASSRRGDSTAGGEWSRTRMNGATQTFRRPSVATNPSHTREPLSATTPTGGAYPTHMSSTLSSVSRNGPSSDTRYSKEQLLDLYKAQRDTGILTKNVADYFVAEWNPHIENASMNGVWGKRDDHKDNPTGPEVCWDHRGEVEPLGFVDMTDDEKEIFAVSVNSPLKPPPTNASKENVATGGPGRRTSVSYSQGNANNPYNTSSPSSARPGPRRRETGESVANPMSPTTGGSRFFRDEPNTSTPPPSLLRRKTDFRDTTSVSKWEEKEKEAQGRETVEASSPFGSLKRSSTNPVAMPGSTSPWPSASQNANFSPMGAFGAFNMSSSSAAQTPTTEKKPGFGSLRGESRLKGLFSKDSFEDVSSISEKPSLSNLERLGESEAEKRSQSPWVEQFKTRAGRSETNPFSDEPRSGSAALGGSQDVSTPSQAADQLGFSAFGMTSSIPGFRELMQSHENSRNPTPHLHGREPTSPTNTNPYQSPHHGERGETDDVDTDGSDIQTTSHPGLSGLRDSSAFGSVRRVGSGMDLPSLDRSQTSSVAGNRSFSNLGSLGGLPSLGGSGWPSSGAVGTPTKERSAFSGGFGDPIFGSMADLQSPSLSTLGGGGLFSPHAGISGTGSIGRSSKLGSLFPQAMQEQIQGDQQRQDLGSLEETQQDLQADNSGQPVPATTSTSHTPVSAVGSIPTSIVQDGQQTSQAGSTAGSVPTAQQRTMVMPDRMRWIYRDPQGNIQGPWTGLEMHDWFKAGFFSPDLQIRKLEDPEFEPLAQLVRRIGNSREPFLVPQIGVPHGPEPNSATWGGPAPTGSAQPPFPGSFPSFGTTLTAEQQNALERRKQEEQYLMARQKEHLAQQQAIMKQIHYQPGVPGIQPPQLQHHSSAHSLHSQPSFGSIASPIGFQPSPIQGPMQQQQQQQQQQQSGSGLFDAPGPIRPNPLPNVGSQILGTDFLNSSQEQLPTLLDRLNVNSRSDPFAFGSPTSLAARQPDNLFPSPQVATMLQDRARLQQEQEQFDSTHGDSLFDQQAREERLRQFHALRAQEGEFGLQTAEGLPTHPATGPSQSAEGFEQSSTIEETSASLGQEEPVLTLSQQVQKAAQEQEEQEQKKQQAASDIAWATKGDSAMPQPFPPPPSASPLPAPAAQRNRQNVAESLAANSRSQTQTPVEAPTTSVAPWAKEVNEMPKGPSLKEIQEAEARNAAQREELAAAARRAQLLAEQERLSQAQAQQAPGLPSSANWASSGSPATPTSSGSVWNNKGSTTTAATKKTLAQIQKEEEARKQRSAAAAAAQTAQNTVATSPAPAPSSAGKRYADLASKAPAASSQSPVNAGSGAWTTVGASGKAKAPPAAPTGPRSTSGPVPVASSPVRPKPVTATAPRAIPVSAPSNPSQAVEEFTKWAKLTLGKGLNSNINVDDFVQQLQLLPAEAEIISDSVYANSQTLDGRRFADEFIRRRKLADKGIVESVSTSALSETNGGGWSEVAKKGSAGTPREEDTTSAAFKMVAPRKKGKR from the exons ATGCCGACGCCACTCCCTTCGAGTTTCGCTTCGGCCGCCGCTGGCAACACCCAAGATGCCTCGAGTAGGAGAGGTGATTCAACCGCCGGTGGAGAATG GTCACGTACTCGTATGAACGGAGCAACACAAACCTTCCGTCGCCCATCAGTTGCCACAAATCCTTCTCACACTCGAGAACCGCTCTCGGCCACGACTCCGACCGGTGGTGCCTATCCTACGCACATGTCTTCCACTCTTTCGAGCGTGTCACGCAACGGGCCGTCTAGCGACACCCGTTATTCAAAGGAACAGCTTCTCGACCTGTATAAGGCTCAACGGGATACTGGGATCTTGACTAAAAATGTTGCGGATTATTTTGTCGCCGAATGGAACCCTCACATTGAGAATGCGTCGATGAATGGGGTTTGGGGGAAGCGGGATGACCACAAGGATAATCCAACTGGACCTGAGGTGTGTTGGGATCATcgaggagaagttgagcCTCTGGGGTTTGTGGATATGACTGATGATGAGAAAGAG ATATTTGCCGTCTCGGTCAATTCCCCACTGAAGCCGCCGCCCACCAACGCTTCCAAGGAAAATGTAGCTACCGGTGGTCCAGGACGCAGAACTTCGGTATCCTACTCGCAAGGAAACGCGAACAACCCCTACAACACCTCGTCCCCCAGTTCAGCAAGGCCGGGTCCCAGACGCCGGGAAACAGGCGAATCAGTTGCGAACCCCATGTCGCCCACGACTGGCGGCTCTCGCTTTTTCCGTGACGAACCTAATACTTCAACGCCGCCTCCGTCGCTCTTGCGTCGCAAAACCGATTTTCGAGACACTACATCTGTTTCTaagtgggaggagaaggaaaaagaagctcaaggccGAGAGACGGTGGAGGCTTCTTCGCCCTTTGGTTCTTTGAAGCGTAGCTCTACGAACCCTGTGGCAATGCCTGGCTCAACCTCTCCCTGGCCGTCTGCCTCTCAGAACGCCAATTTCTCGCCCATGGGTGCGTTTGGGGCGTTTAATATGAGCTCATCCAGCGCTGcacaaaccccaacaacaGAGAAGAAACCTGGATTTGGTAGTTTGCGTGGGGAAAGCCGCTTGAAGGGACTGTTCTCAAAGGATAGCTTCGAGGACGTTTCTTCCATTAGTGAGAAACCGTCATTGAGTAACCTGGAACGCCTCGGTGAGAGTGAAGCTGAAAAGCGATCTCAATCGCCTTGGGTTGAGCAGTTCAAGACTCGCGCTGGCCGAAGCGAAACAAACCCGTTTTCGGACGAGCCTCGTAGTGGAAGCGCTGCTCTGGGAGGCTCTCAGGACGTTAGTACTCCTTCGCAGGCAGCAGACCAGCTTGGATTCTCCGCCTTTGGAATGACCTCTAGCATCCCTGGGTTCCGTGAATTAATGCAGAGCCACGAGAACTCGCGCAACCCGACACCTCACCTCCACGGGCGTGAACCTACCAGCCCCACGAACACAAACCCATACCAAAGCCCACACCATGGGGAGAGGGGGGAAACGGATGATGTGGACACCGACGGTTCTGACATTCAAACCACTAGCCATCCCGGACTTAGTGGTCTGCGAGACTCGAGCGCCTTTGGCTCCGTCCGTCGTGTGGGGTCTGGAATGGATCTTCCGTCTCTCGACCGCAGCCAAACCTCCAGTGTCGCAGGAAATCGGAGTTTCAGCAATCTGGGTAGCCTTGGGGGACTCCCCTCCCTTGGTGGCTCTGGATGGCCGTCTAGCGGAGCCGTTGGCACTCCGACCAAGGAGAGGTCTGCCTTTTCTGGGGGCTTTGGCGACCCTATTTTTGGCTCAATGGCTGACCTCCAGTCTCCGAGTCTATCGACcttgggaggaggcggaCTTTTTAGTCCTCACGCTGGTATCTCGGGCACTGGAAGCATCGGTCGTTCAAGCAAATTGGGCTCGCTCTTCCCGCAAGCGATGCAGGAACAAATCCAAGGCGATCAGCAAAGACAAGATTTGGGCAGTCTTGAGGAGACGCAGCAAG ATTTACAAGCAGACAATTCTGGTCAGCCGGTTCCTGCGACCACTTCCACTTCGCATACGCCAGTTTCCGCTGTAGGCTCCATTCCGACTTCCATCGTTCAGGACGGGCAACAGACAAGCCAAGCTGGAAGCACTGCGGGCTCGGTTCCCACAGCTCAACAGCGGACCATGGTGATGCCGGACAGAATGCGCTGGATCTACCGGGATCCGCAAGGAAACATACAGGGCCCGTGGACAGGATTGGAAATGCACGATTGGTTCAAGGCTGGTTTCTTCAGTCCGGACCTGCAGATCAGGAAGCTAGAGGATCCAGAGTTCGAGCCACTAGCTCAGCTGGTGCGACGCATTGGCAACTCGCGAGAGCCATTCCTCGTTCCACAGATTGGAGTTCCCCATGGCCCCGAGCCGAACTCAGCTACATGGGGAGGACCTGCTCCTACTGGCTCCGCCCAACCTCCATTCCCTGGAAGTTTCCCAAGCTTCGGCACCACCCTAACGGCTGAGCAGCAGAATGCTTTGGAGCGTCGTAAGCAAGAGGAACAGTATCTCATGGCGCGGCAGAAGGAGCATCTTGCTCAGCAACAAGCTATAATGAAGCAAATCCACTACCAGCCTGGAGTTCCTGGAATTCAGCcacctcaacttcaacaccatTCCAGTGCTCACAGCCTTCACAGTCAGCCCAGCTTTGGCAGCATTGCATCGCCAATTGGTTTCCAACCTTCTCCTATCCAGGGCCCgatgcagcaacagcaacagcaacaacaacaacaacagtcTGGCTCCGGTTTGTTCGATGCTCCAGGTCCTATCAGACCGAACCCCCTGCCCAACGTTGGCTCCCAGATACTCGGGACGGATTTTTTAAACAGCAGCCAAGAGCAGCTCCCTACTCTTCTCGATCGTTTGAACGTGAACAGTCGATCCGACCCTTTTGCCTTCGGTAGCCCAACGTCGCTCGCCGCTCGACAGCCCGATAATTTATTTCCCAGTCCGCAGGTAGCAACCATGCTGCAAGATCGCGCACGGCTGCAGCAGGAACAAGAACAATTTGACAGCACCCACGGTGACAGCCTGTTTGACCAGCAGGCCCGCGAGGAAAGGCTTCGTCAGTTTCACGCTCTAAGGGCCCAAGAGGGTGAATTTGGCTTACAAACTGCCGAAGGCTTACCAACTCATCCCGCTACCGGTCCTTCTCAATCAGCTGAAGGTTTTGAGCAAAGTTCAACTATCGAGGAAACCTCAGCATCACTAGGACAAGAAGAGCCGGTCCTTACCCTTTCTCAGCAGGTCCAAAAGGCTGCCcaagagcaggaggagcaggagcagaagaagcaaCAAGCCGCCAGTGACATTGCTTGGGCTACTAAGGGTGACTCTGCCATGCCCCAGCCcttccctccaccaccgTCGGCTTCGCCCCTACCTGCTCCAGCTGCCCAGCGTAACCGTCAGAATGTAGCGGAATCCCTCGCTGCCAACTCGCGCTCTCAAACCCAGACACCTGTTGAAGCACCCACCACTTCCGTTGCGCCATGGGCCAAGGAGGTGAACGAAATGCCAAAGGGGCCGTCTCTCAAGGAAATccaagaagccgaagcaCGCAATGCAGCACAAAGAGAAGAGTTGGCAGCCGCCGCTCGCCGAGCACAGCTACTTGCGGAGCAGGAACGCCTTAGccaggctcaggctcagCAAGCTCCTGGTCTCCCATCGAGCGCCAACTGGGCCAGCTCTGGATCCCCGGCAACTCCCACATCGAGTGGCTCAGTCTGGAATAACAAGGGCTCAACTACAACTGCCGCGACAAAGAAAACCTTAGCCCAGATtcagaaggaagaagaggctcgTAAGCAACgttcggctgctgctgctgctgcccagaCAGCTCAGAATACCGTGGCCACTTcccctgctcctgctccctCGTCTGCTGGAAAGCGATATGCGGACTTGGCGAGCAAAGCGCCAGCTGCCTCATCTCAGTCTCCAGTCAATGCCGGCTCTGGTGCATGGACCACAGTTGGTGCCAGCGGCAAGGCCAAGGCACCTCCTGCAGCACCCACCGGCCCGCGCTCCACCAGTGGTCCTGTTCCCGTCgcatcatcgccagtccGACCCAAGCCAGTGACGGCTACCGCACCCCGGGCTATTCCTGTCAGCGCACCTTCGAACCCTAGCCAGGCCGTGGAGGAGTTTACCAAGTGGGCTAAGCTGACGCTGGGCAAGGGCCTGAACAGCAACATCAATG TTGATGACTTTGTCCAGCAGCTACAGCTTCTCCCCGCAGAGGCGGAAATCATTTCGGACTCGGTGTATGCCAACTCGCAGACACTCGATGGCCGACGATTCGCCGATGAGTTTATTCGCCGTCGCAAGCTGGCTGATAAGGGCATTGTGGAGTCGGTGTCGACGAGCGCCCTTTCGGAGACAAATGGCGGAGGATGGAGCGAGGTTGCTAAGAAGGGATCTGCTGGCACACCCCGAGAGGAGGACACGACCAGTGCAGCATTCAAGATGGTTGCTCCCCGCAAGAAGGGCAAACGGTGA
- a CDS encoding putative aminotransferase family protein (LolT) (COG:E;~EggNog:ENOG410QDDF;~InterPro:IPR000192,IPR015424,IPR015421;~go_function: GO:0003824 - catalytic activity [Evidence IEA]) — protein sequence MASRTSFGGPMKNHFLIDPNYRNLNHGSFGTYPNQILEAQQSIQKSLEAAPDIFIRYTQPPLLDKSRQTLATLLNIPVSECVLVKNATTGVNTVLHNLAVTRAVTPNDVVIYFDTVYGAVERTLIALKESWGVQLRKVKYTFPLEEGELVARFRDVVEDVKREGLVPRVAVFETIISNPGIRFPFEEVTSVCKELGILSLIDGAHGVGMIKLDLDKLGVDFFTSNCHKWLYTPRSCAVLYVPTRNQHLIRTSLPTSWNYVPPAPSAASTQGADDEELPPSVLPTTGDPKSAFVTLFEFTGTTDDSAYACVPAAMKFRAEVCGGEEAIYGYLEKLAGEAGDVVAAALGTDVLRAVKGERGGLGCAMVNVRLPVRIIESQSPVQMKSGPSKGVIDVRSEDVSSLSHWMHAQLVDRGTFVPIFPHGEWFFTRLSAQVYLDRNDFEWLAGILQEILGGVEGFLNTLKVPKASL from the exons atgGCTTCGCGAACCTCCTTTGGTGGCCCCATGAAAAACCACTTCCTCATCGATCCCAACTACCGAAACCTGAACCACGGTTCCTTTGGGACATACCCGAATCAAATCCTCGAAGCTCAACAATCCATTCAAAAGTCCCTTGAGGCCGCTCCGGACATCTTCATCCGCTACACCCAACCACCCCTCCTTGACAAATCACGTCAAACCCTCGCGACGcttctcaacatccccgTCTCCGAGTGCGTCCTTGTAAAAAATGCGACTACCGGGGTGAACACAGTTCTACACAACCTCGCAGTCACCCGCGCTGTAACTCCCAATGATGTCGTGATCTACTTCGACACCGTCTACGGCGCTGTCGAGCGCACTCTCATCGCACTTAAGGAAAGCTGGGGCGTTCAGCTGCGGAAAGTGAAATACACCTTCCCGCTTGAAGAGGGCGAGCTTGTTGCTAGGTTTCGCGATGTCGTGGAAGATGTGAAGAGAGAAGGCCTCGTGCCCAGGGTCGCTGTCTTTGAGACGATTATTTCAAACCCAGGTATCAGATTCCCGTTTGAGGAGGTTACGAGTGTCTGTAAGGAGCTAGGGATTCTGAGCCTTATTGATGGGGCGCATGGCGTTGGGATGATCAAGCTTGATTTGGATAAGCTTGGGGTGGACTTTTTTACGAGTAATTGTCATAA GTGGCTCTATACCCCTCGCTCTTGCGCGGTCCTCTATGTTCCTACAAGGAACCAGCACCTGATTCGGACCAGCCTGCCGACGTCATGGAACTATGTCCCACCGGCTCCTTCTGCAGCGAGTACGCAGGgtgcggatgatgaagagctcCCCCCATCTGTGCTCCCCACTACAGGAGATCCAAAGTCGGCCTTCGTCACGCTATTCGAGTTCACCGGGACAACCGACGACAGCGCATACGCCTGCGTCCCCGCTGCAATGAAGTTTCGGGCTGAAGTCTGCGGCGGTGAGGAAGCAATCTATGGCTATCTTGAGAAATTGGCCGGGGAAGCgggggatgttgttgctgctgcgctggGGACGGATGTTCTTCGGGCAGtgaagggagaaagagggggaTTGGGATGTGCAATGGTTAATGTGCGCTTGCCGGTGAGGATCATTGAGTCCCAGTCCCCGGTCCAAATGAAGTCTGGCCCATCAAAGGGAGTGATAGATGTGCGGTCTGAGGATGTGAGTAGCTTGTCGCATTGGATGCATGCGCAGTTGGTGGATAGGGGCACTTTCGTGCCTATTTTCCCGCATGGGGAGTGGTTCTTTACTAGGCTAAGTGCGCAAGTTTACCTGGATCGGAATGACTTTGAGTGGTTGGCCGGTATATTACAAGAGATTCTGGGAGGGGTAGAAGGGTTTTTGAATACCCTCAAGGTCCCCAAAGCCAGTTTATAA
- a CDS encoding amidohydrolase (COG:Q;~EggNog:ENOG410PJE1;~InterPro:IPR013108,IPR033932,IPR011059,IPR032466;~PFAM:PF01979,PF07969;~go_function: GO:0016810 - hydrolase activity, acting on carbon-nitrogen (but not peptide) bonds [Evidence IEA]) yields MKTLFRNAVIASPTEASCLVVEDDRIVYVGSEQNAPAADQQNAPAADQQVDLAGRRVLPGFIDGHMHLLLFGASLSKIDLSQCKNIEDIRNTIRSGAAQRPHAQRLFCSGWMHSMTDGQALSSMIDDLDTRPIFIDSKDLHSAWCNSAALADLGVDATTPNPEGGDIARDKDGRPSGLLSEAGAVTIVWPHTARVASVAEKQGYVRNAVAAYNAAGYTGMVEMATDENIWETVVQLRKQEFVPIRLAMHWIITPAATEAEVLSQVDRAIALHAEYNKTTSPNFRIAGIKVICDGVVDACTAALSEPYSTAVASPAPLWGAGILAKVVQRADGAGLQCALHAIGDEAVRLAINALETVKPADAVSRRHRIEHLEVTAPGDAERLAALGITASIQPVHADPTILRAWPRLLGPERVRRAFAYREFHDKGANVAIGTDSPTAPHLPLRNLYTATTRRSAREPQCEETVNPGFALTLVQAIQAATAGSAYSCFADDITGSLEVGKKADFVVVDMDWDAEKLLEARVCETYFDGKRVFSSDAK; encoded by the exons ATGAAGACTCTCTTTCGCAACGCCGTTATCGCCTCACCAACGGAGGCGTCTTGCCTGGTCGTCGAGGATGATCGTATTGTCTACGTGGGCTCCGAGCAGAATGCTCCTGCGGCTGACCAGCAGAATGCTCCTGCGGCTGACCAGCAGGTTGATCTTGCTGGACGGCGAGTCCTACCGGGTTTCATTGATGG acATATGCACCTACTTCTCTTCGGAGCCTCTCTATCCAAAATCGATCTATCGCAGTGCAAAAACATAGAAGACATCCGGAATACCATCCGCTCAGGCGCCGCTCAACGCCCACACGCACAACGCCTTTTCTGCAGCGGTTGGATGCATTCCATGACCGATGGCCAGGCTCTCTCCAGCATGATCGATGACCTCGACACCAGGCCTATCTTCATTGACTCCAAAGACCTCCACTCCGCCTGGTGCAACTCCGCTGCCCTCGCCGATCTCGGCGTCGACGCTACCACCCCCAACCCAGAGGGTGGAGATATCGCACGCGACAAGGACGGCCGCCCCTCGGGGCTCCTCAGCGAAGCAGGGGCCGTTACGATCGTCTGGCCGCATACCGCGCGCGTGGCCTCGGTGGCCGAGAAACAGGGGTACGTGCGAAACGCCGTGGCCGCGTACAACGCAGCTGGGTACACGGGGATGGTGGAGATGGCCACGGACGAGAATATTTGGGAGACGGTCGTGCAGCTGCGCAAGCAGGAATTCGTACCCATTCGTCTCGCCATGCACTGGATCATCACGCCCGCCGCGACAGAGGCTGAGGTCCTGTCCCAGGTTGACCGGGCGATCGCCCTGCATGCTGAATACAACAAGACGACCTCGCCAAACTTCCGCATCGCCGGCATAAAGGTCATCTGCGATGGTGTGGTGGATGCCTGCACTGCTGCTCTTAGTGAGCCCTACAGTACGGCTGTGGCTTCGCCCGCACCGCTCTGGGGGGCTGGTATCCTAGCTAAGGTCGTGCAGCGGGCCGATGGAGCCGGTCTCCAGTGTGCTCTGCATGCTATCGGTGACGAAGCTGTGCGTCTTGCTATTAATGCGTTAGAGACTGTGAAGCCGGCAGATGCTGTCTCGCGTCGCCACCGTATCGAACACCTCGAGGTTACGGCCCCAGGAGACGCGGAGCGGCTCGCAGCCCTGGGCATAACCGCTAGTATTCAGCCTGTCCATGCTGACCCCACCATCCTGCGCGCCTGGCCTCGTCTCCTCGGGCCAGAACGTGTTCGGCGTGCGTTTGCCTACCGGGAGTTCCATGACAAGGGGGCAAATGTGGCCATTGGGACGGATTCGCCGACGGCGCCGCACCTCCCGTTGCGGAACTTGTatacggcgacgacgagacGGTCTGCGCGGGAACCCCAATGTGAGGAAACTGTGAACCCGGGGTTTGCGTTGACCCTTGTGCAGGCTATTCAGGCGGCCACGGCTGGGTCGGCGTATTCTTGCTTCGCGGATGATATCACAGGATCTCTTGAGgtggggaagaaggctgaTTTTGTGGTAGTTGATATGGATTGGGATGCAGAGAAGTTGTTGGAGGCAAGAGTTTGCGAGACGTACTTCGATGGGAAGCGTGTGTTTTCCTCTGATGCCAAATAG
- a CDS encoding putative RING finger domain protein (COG:O;~EggNog:ENOG410PSEB;~InterPro:IPR001841,IPR013083;~PFAM:PF17123,PF13923,PF13920,PF00097,PF13639), whose translation MDTDDRVQCHACGRVWPRRLHDSLECPHCGSDFTEIIEIPPDTDPEPEPSHPDPPESFPGHRSPSPPPVNPWTDHNPWVRMEHGRDNGMHGWDGGPGYRYTQRSYRSPGGNLQFSFSAHSMPPRRVPGAQRGMGSGPAMDGLDSFFRSISELNRETAEINRERAARAHGPRSPFDDMYGPGNRTSHEHPHPGLFPRDADGPQPMDSPLRSLSDILQLFQSNLANTQTGPGGPHVRVVTGGGAPIGQLISTLLSMRSGDAVYSQEELDRIISQLAEQNGDRTAAPPASQDAIHALPKKAVTKDMLGGVESTECSICMDTVKVDDQVTVLPCTHWFHPQCIEMWLGQHNTCPHCRRAIDPTTEEATTTAPPEGNSDQARRSNSLSGSSTHPSFDEERGSSSRASRGEGSGSWAGWVRSRLGGGG comes from the exons ATGGATACCGACGATCGCGTTCAGTGTCACGCCTGCGGTCGAGTATGGCCCCGCCGCTTGCATGACAGCCTGGAGTGCCCGCACTGCGGCTCTGATTTTACTGAAATC ATTGAAATTCCTCCCGACACGGACCCCGAACCTGAACCCTCACACCCCGACCCCCCAGAGTCCTTCCCTGGCCATCGCTCGccatcccctcctccagtcAATCCTTGGACAGACCACAACCCATGGGTCCGCATGGAACATGGGAGAGACAATGGTATGCATGGATGGGACGGAGGTCCTGGCTATCGCTATACTCAGAGATCGTACCGGTCTCCCGGCGGTAACCTTCAgttctctttctctgcaCACAGCATGCCACCTCGCAGAGTACCTGGTGCACAGAGAGGAATGGGTTCTGGCCCCGCGATGGATGGCTTGGACTCGTTCTTCCGCAGTATTTCTGAACTCAACCGGGAAACTGCTGAAATAAACCGAGAACGGGCTGCGCGTGCACATGGGCCTCGCTCGCCATTCGATGATATGTATGGACCGGGCAACCGGACATCCCACGAACATCCGCATCCTGGACTATTCCCCCGTGATGCAGATGGACCCCAGCCCATGGACAGCCCACTGCGGAGTTTGTCGGA CATTCTTCAACTGTTTCAGTCCAACCTCGCGAACACGCAAACTGGCCCCGGTGGGCCCCATGTGCGTGTTGTGACTGGAGGCGGAGCGCCCATAGGGCAGCTCATTTCTACTCTCTTAAGCATGCGCAGTGGCGATGCAGTATACTCCCAGGAAGAATTGGATCGAATCATATCACAATTGGCAGAGCAGAATGGGGACCGCACTGCGGCGCCCCCAGCCTCTCAGGATGCTATCCACGCCCTCCCAAAGAAAGCAGTCACCAAGGATATGCTTGGAGGCGTTGAAAGCACCGAATGTTCGATTTGCATGGACACTGTCAAAGTTGACGACCAGGTCACCGTGCTTCCCTGCACACACTGGTTCCATCCGCAGTGCATCGAGATGTGGCTGGGTCAACATAATACTTGCCCGCATTGTCGGCGAGCAATCGATCCAACGACAGAGGAAGCGACAACAACGGCGCC ACCCGAGGGTAACTCTGACCAAGCTAGACGCTCAAACTCGTTGTCGGGGTCCAGCACGCATCCTTCATTTGACGAAGAGCGAGGTTCTAGTTCACGGGCAAGCCGTGGTGAGGGATCGGGAAGCTGGGCAGGATGGGTGCGTAGTCGACTTGGCGGGGGAGGTTGA
- the FIS1 gene encoding mitochondrial fission 1 protein (BUSCO:EOG09265A4E;~COG:M;~EggNog:ENOG410PMVK;~InterPro:IPR011990,IPR028058,IPR033745,IPR016543, IPR028061;~PFAM:PF14852,PF14853;~TransMembrane:1 (o126-148i);~go_function: GO:0005515 - protein binding [Evidence IEA];~go_process: GO:0000266 - mitochondrial fission [Evidence IEA]) — protein MTSSNLPYAADAESPLKPAELQVLRAQYEKEGDYVGVQTKFNYAWGLIKSNSRTEQQEGVRLLSEIFRAHPERRRECLFYLALGNYKLGNYGEARRYNDLLIDKEPGNLQAASLRTLIDDKVSREGMVGIAIVGGLALAAGVVGGVLFRGQRR, from the exons ATGACTTCTTCAAATCTTCCTT ATGCCGCTGATGCTGAAAG CCCGCTAAAACCAGCGGAGCTTCAGGTCCTGCGTGCACAGTATGAAAAGGAGGGCGACTACGTCGGTGTTCAAACCAAATTCAATTACGCCTGG GGTCTAATCAAATCCAACTCTCGAACCGAACAGCAAGAAGGTGTCCGTTTACTATCGGAAATCTTCCGTGCTCACCCCGAACGACGTCGCGAATGCCTCTTTTATCTGGCGCTGGGCAACTACAAACTAGGCAACTATGGGGAGGCCCGTCGCTACAACGACCTTCTCATTGACAAGGAGCCGGGAAATCTGCAGGCGGCCAGTCTACGGACATTGATCGATGATAAGGTGTCTCGCGAAGGAATGGTGGGGATCGCTATCGTCGGAGGGCTGGCCCTCGCTGCCGGAGTAGTAGGTGGAGTGCTGTTCCGTGGACAGCGACGATAA